The Aedes albopictus strain Foshan chromosome 1, AalbF5, whole genome shotgun sequence genomic interval AACAATAAAAACCCATATGGACTGAACGTTGACCTGGTGAAGAGGGTCCAGTGCGTGTGAACGAGGTTCAGTGACCTGCAAGCGAAGAGCAGTGAACCCTAACGATCCAGAGTTAAGTGCGACGGTGATAGCTGTTGGCAATTTGGAAGACCCAGCCGAGCAATTATTCCCGTTTGGCTGCGACGACGCAGGCGGCAGTTCGATcgagaggacgacgacgacgacgacgacggcgacaatAGCATCGAGACTGCTAAAACCGGGGAAGTAGATTTGCATGTTCTGTCTCATTGTGGTGGCTTGCATGATACGCTACCAACTATTTGCATGTGATGATTGAGTGGCAATAAAGTTGATAAGAGTAAATGCGAGATAGATTTCTTTGGGATCGAGCCCTGCAATTGATGCAATTATCCTCCGGGTGGGTCGGTTGGTCTTGGAATTGTTGGCATTTTCGTTCATTGGTTGTTGTCTGCTTTGGTTTGTCCTCTCTTGCTGTCAATAAGCGATCGTCGTCAGTCTGTTATTTCGCGAGGTCGCGCGGGACGTCGAGTCGATTGTGGGTGTTTTTTTGTAAAATCAGTGCACAGTGGAAGTGATTAATTACCGGTGGCAGTGCAGTGTGCGATACTTTATTATTCAGTGCAGTGGTGAATCAGTGATCAGTGACCATGACGAACGATCTTCGTGAGCTGGAAAAGCAGGATCGCAACATCCGGAAGACGTTGGAAGGGATGCAGTACTTCGTCGAACATTACAGTCCTGACCTAGTCGACCAAGTGGCGATTCGTCTTCAGCGATTGGAGGaagtttttcaggagttccatgcGGTTCGTCGAAAGATAGAGCTGTTAACAGAAGATGTGTTCtccgaagacgaagaagaagtggACCAGAAGGAAACCAAGGAACAGCGGAAGGCTCGTATTGCCGGCGTGATCCAAGCGAGGGAAGAAGAGAACGTGAAGATTATGATGAAGATCGAGAATGTGTACTACAAAATCAAGGCTGCCCTCACCCGATTGCTACCCAAATCGACCCCCGTTGCTGCTATATCCGGTGTTCAACCCCCACCAGCAGCCGCTCCAGCTGTTTCGAGAGTGAAGCTACCAGAAATTCGACTGTCGAGCTTCGGTGGACAGCTGAGAGAGTGGGTCACCTTCCGTGACTCGTTCCGTAGCCTGATACACAACAACCAACAGTTGTCAGCTATGGACAAGTTTACGTATCTGCGATCGTCGTTAACCGGAGAGGCTCTCCAGGAAATCAACTCAGTGGAGATGACCGAAGCGAACTACGACGTAGCCTGGGTAGCATTGAAGCGCAGGTACGAGAACAAGAAGCTCATCGTGAAAGCCCATTTGGATTCGCTGTTCTCGGTCGAGGTGATGAAGAAGGAGAGCTACGAGTCGCTGAGCAAGCTGATCGGCGACTTTGAGAAGAACCTGTTGATGCTGGACAAGATAGGAGAGAACACGGCGAATTGGAGCACCATCCTGGTGTACATGATCTGCTCGCGATTAGATCCGGCCACTCTCAGACAATGGGAGGCACACCACAAATCAAATGCGGTTCCGACGTACGCGAATTTGATCCAGTTCCTTCGTGAGCACTGTTCTGTACTCCAGTCAATTGCGCCGAGTAATTCCATTCCTGTCCAAGAAAAGCGATCGAAGGTTGGCGTGAGCAATGCTGCAGTTCAGTCGTGGAACAAGTGTCTCTTCTGTGGAGAATCGTTCCATTCAGCGTTCCGTTGCTTCAAGTTCCTGAAGATGAAGGTTCCAGAACGTCTCGACGTGGCTCGGCGGAGTAAAGTTTGCCTGAACTGTCTAACTGCTGGACATTATGCGAAGTCGTGCACGAAGGGCTGCTGTCATCACTGCCAGCAGAAACATCATTCCCTGTTGCACACTGATTCAAGCCAGCAGTCACCCCCACTTGTCAAATCCTCCGTCCCGTCGCAGAAGAAACCTCCATCGTCAAACCAGCAGCAACACCAAACACAACCACACACCAGTAGCCATTCCACACCAACCCAGACCATTACACCTTCCACAAGCGCTCTCCCTGTTACTCACTCGCCAAACACTCAACCACTGCACACCACAAATCAGACATGCACAAGCCAGAACTCCGTTTCCCTCTCAGTGAGCAACCGTACCGGAGATGTCCTTCTCTCCACTGCGGTAGTCTCTGTCAAGGACCAGTACGGTGCGACACGACTAGCCAGAGCTTTGCTAGATTCGTGCTCGCAGTTCTGTTTCATGACCACCAATTTCAGTCAAAAACTGAAACTCCGTGGATTTCCCGATCACTTGACAGTTCAAGGAATCGGGGGTTCCAATTCAGTATCCCGTAGACGAGTGAACGCTCGGATCCTTCCCCGGTCCGGTGATATTTCGTCCTACAACGAGGACATGTCGTTCTACATTCTACCGGAGTTGACAACCACTCTGCCAGTCCAAAGGGTCAGCGTCGGTCAATGGAAGCCGCTATCCAGCATCGTGTTGGCCGATCCACAGTTCTGTGAGCCCGAGCAGATCGACATCATCATCGGTGCCGAGTATTTCTACGATCTTCTCACCGAAGGACGAAGCAAGATTAGCGAGGAGGGACCAACTctgcagaatactgtcttcggttgGATTGTTTCAGGACGCATTCCTGATCAACCAGTGAGTCCAACGCAATCAGTTTCGTTTTCGTGCACGCTAGCGGACATCCAGGACCAGCTACCACGCTTCTGGGAGTTGGAGTCCTGCAAGTCCAGTAGCATCCAGTCGGTAGAAGAATCAACGTGCGAGACCATCTTCGACGAGACAACAACTCGGGATAGCAGTGGCAGATTCATGGTGTCGTTGCCGAAGAAGGAGTTCGTCATGCAGCAGCTTGGCGAATGTGAAACGATTGCCACTAAACGTTTCTTAGCCTTGGAACGACGACTAGAAGCCAACCCCGAGCTGAAGACTCAGTACCATCAGTTCATACGTGAATATGAGCAGCTTGGCCATATGAAGCAGGTGGACAGCGAAGATCCAGACTTTCCCATCTACTTCCTTCCGCATCACGCAGTGTTAAAGCCAGACAGTACCACGACGAAGCTGCGAGTAGTATTCGACGCATCCTGCAAAACGTCCACAGGAGTCTCGTTAAACGATGCCCTGATGGTCGGACCCGTCGTTCAGGATGACCTGCTGGCGATTCAACTGCGTTTCCGTCTCCACCGAATAGCCGTCGTCGCAGACGTGGAGAAAATGTATCGGATGATCCTCGTCTATCCGTCAGATCAACGGCTCCAGTGCATTCTGTGGAGGGATACTCCGAACGAACCTATCCGCACGTATCAGTTAGCTACAGTAACGTATGGGACAGCATGTGCTCCGTACTTGGCGACCAAGTGTCTGCAACGGCTGGCAGAACTTGAGGCCGAGAGATATCCTGTGGCGGCGAAGACAATGAAGGAGGATTACTATGTCGACGATATGCTGAGCGGAGCCGATAACCTTGAAGCCGCAACGCAGCTAACCAGCGAAATGCTCGAGCTTGCTTCCTCCGGTGGTTTCACTTTGCGAAAATGGAACTCCAATTCTAGCGCACTCCTGGATCAGTTACCAGAGAATCTCGTCGACCGCCGGCCGGAGCTTGAGCTGGATACTACGAACACTCCAGTGAAGACACTTGGGCTGCTCTGGGACACCACTTCAGACAGTTTTCTCTTCCGTTCACCTGTGTGGAACTCAGAGGCACCTATCACCAAGCGAATTGTGCTTGCGGACACAGCTCGTTTATTCGATTCCATCGGCCTGGTGGGACCTGTCATCGTCGCAGCGAAGATATTCGTTCAAGACCTGTGGAAGCAGAAGTGCGACTGGGACGAACCGTTACCCGAAGCATTCCAGAATTTTTGGATCGAGTATAGGAGAAATCTATCCGCCCTTTCGTCGTTATCGATTCCTCGGTGGGTGGCGTTCAGTACGGATCTGGCTTCCGTTCAGGTTCATGGCTTCTGCGATGCTTCTAACAAGGCGTATGGAGCATGCCTCTACCTCCGCAGTACTACCTTCGGCGGTTCCGTAGAAGTGCGTCTCATCACAGCCAAGTCCAAGGTCGCACCACTTGAAGATCTGAAGCGGAAGAAAAGGGTTCAGACCACTCCCCGGCTGGAACTCTCCGGAGCATTGCTGCTCAGTCACCTATACGAAAAGTTCGTCGCCAGCACAGCAATTCAGCACACCGCCTTCTTTTGGACCGATTCGACGATCGTGATGCACTGGCTCTCGTCGCTACCGTCACGGTGGCAGATGTTTGTTGCGAATCGTGTGTCGGAGATCCAACACGCCACGAAAGGATGCCCGTGGAACCACGTAGCTGGTGAAGAAAATCCCGCCGACATCATCTCTCGGGGAATGACACCAGCTCAGCTGCAATACGAAAGGCTGTGGTTCGAGGGACCGCTGTGGCTTCGTCAGGACGCGAGCATCTGGCCGTCCAAGGCTCCAGAAGAGGAAATCGATCCTGCCATACTGGAAGAGAAGAAGGTCCTTGCGCTCCCAGCGACGGCTGAATCCGTTAGCGAAATATTCAGTCTCCGTTCATCGCTGTTCAGTTTAGTCAGGTTGGTCGCTGGCATCCGCCGGTTCGTGCACAACACACAGCACAGACAGGACAGACGCACAGGGTTTCTGACGTTCCCCGAACACGAGCAGGCCTTGACATTCCTGGTTCAGCTGGCGCAACAAGAAGCCTTTCCAGCTGAGGTAGCAGCGTTGAACAAGAACAATCCAGTCAGTCCATCGTCTTCGATAAGCAGGTTGAATCCAGTTCTTGTCAGTGGAATCCTCTGTGTGGGAGGCCGACTAGCCAAGGCGCCAGTGTCAGCGAGTCGGAAACATCCGATGATTTTGAGTCACCATCATCCACTGGCAAGGTTGGTTCTGCACTACTACCATTGCAAGCACTTCCATTCCGGATTGCAGCTTCTCGTGTCCACTGTTCGTGAGCGTTTCTGGATCACGCGCATCAGGAGTCTTGCCAACTCTGTGTTACACGAATGCGTTCGTTGTTTCCGAACCAGGCCGAAGGTGCTAGACCAGCTTATGGCCGATCTTCCGTCGGAACGAGTCTCTCCGGCACCTCCATTCCTTAGAGTAGGCGTGGATTATTGCGGACCGTTCCTGATCAAATACCCTGTTCGCCGCGCGACTCCCACGAAACATTACGTCGCCATTTTCATCTGCCTCGTTACGAAGGCAGTTCATCTCGAGTTGGCCAGCGATCTCACTAGCGAAGCCTTCCTTGCCGCCTTCAAAAGGTTCGTGGCTCGCAGAGGAAAACCGATCCTGGTCATGTGCGACAACGCCACAAACTTCGTGGGAGCCAAGCGCCAACTGGATGAATTACGGCAGCTGTTCATCGACCAAACGTTCCAGGAGTCCATCGTCCGTGGAGCGATCGAGGACGGCATAGAATTCCGCTTCATTCCAGCAAGATCCCCCAACTTCGGTGGTCTTTGGGAGGCCGCCGTGAAGTCTTTCAAGGGTCATTTCAAGCGTACCATCGGTGACCGTGTGCTGCAGTACGACGAGATGATCACCGTGTTGCCACAAGTTGAAGCGATCCTCAACTCCCGGCCCCTCACGCCGGTCAGTAACGATCCGTTGGACTTCGAAGCGTTGACGCCAGGTCACTTCCTGGTTCAGCGACCGTTGACAGCAGTTCCAGAGCCATCTCTAGAAGATCTGCAGCGGAATCGGCTGTCAATGTGGCAGCAAGCGCAAGACTACGTTCAGCAAATCTGGACCAAGTGGTCCACTCAGTACCTTTCCGATCTCCATAACCGGACTAAATGGACCCGGAAACGGGACAATATCTCTGTTGGGACGCTAGTCCTACTCAAGGAAGACAAGCTTCCGCCACTAAGGTGGAAATTGGGCCGCGTCATTCAGATCCACCCCGGATCAGATGGCAACATACGCGTTGTTACTGTGAAGGCCCAGGACGGCGAGTATCAGAGAGCCATTTCGAAAATTTGCATCCTTCCGATCCGCGACAACCTGGAGTCTGAGCAGATCTAATCTGCATTCTGTTCGTCAATTCTACTGTTTTTTTGAACTGCCAACTCGTTCCAAATTCCTGCCTACCGGAACCACTTGAGGTCTACAGTATCAGTATTCCATACGTCACCTGTTGGTCATTCAGTGGCCAGCCACAATCGTATCGTTCTGCATGTGTGAAGTCCACGGTGCCGTCCTATCCGTCATTTTGAAGCGTTCTCGATTATGTCGCCATTTCCATTTGCCAAGGTAGAAGAGGCGTTGCATCCATGCGTTCGTGGTGAAGGAGTATCCATGGCACCTCTCGATCCGCCGGCGACCGCATCATCGGCTCGTCATCGTAGAATGCGTCTGCATCGTCCGCCCTACTGAAGCTTCACCATTGTGCGACCGGGACATCGTCGGTGCTTTCGCACCCGCGGAGGCCAGGAGGCCTCCGCTCCAGGCAAGTCATTCTATGCTTGGGTTATATAGGtgaaaaagcaccctctcatttTCCAGATAGTTTTTCCGTTTGCTTGCCTGTGGACCGTGGACTCCATCACCCGTTTAGTCTGTCAACCTGGACATCATCGGCGTACCGACGTTCGATCGTTCATCCGGGACATCGTTGGTGCTTCGGCGCCCGCGGAGGCCAGGAGGCCTCCGCTTCCAGGGAAGTCTATTTAGGTTTGGGTTATATAGAtgaaaaagcaccctctcatcttTCAGGATAGCCTTCCCATCGTAGATCCGCGGCATCCGGCCGTGGGACAATCGAATTTCCGTCCGTGGGATTGCCGGCGATCCGTCTGTGGGACAACCGTCCAGCGGATTCGTGTTCGGTCATCCGAGTGAAGTTACCACAACCGTGGTAGTCAGTCATCCCGTCCCTCAAGTGCATCCGTGTTGGCAGAACCGTCGAAGGAACAGCAGCAGTATTCAGCAGTAGAGCAGTCGTCGAACATCCGAATCCATCGTCATCGAGTCGACAGTCGTTGGCAGTTAGCTTCAACAGAAGAATAGCAGTCGTCGGTTTCGCACCGCCGGCGTCATCGTGTAGCACAGTAGCAGAAGTCAGTGTAGCAGTAAGGTTTAGTGTAGATGTAGAGTAGTTGAAATCGCCGAGATTCCAAGGTGGGCGGTATGTTTATACACATTTGAATTTGTCACACCCTAACACCCTAGCATATGTTCCACAAGAGAATCTCTCTTTACTTTCATTACTCCCGATCAACCCGAATCTCATCAGCTGTAGGTACACGCTATAGAGTACAAACCATTAGGAGTTAGTTATCTCGCAATCGACCGTGCGCGCAGACCGTCGTCGGGTTCTACCGCGACCGTGTTTTGAAGAAAGGCGTATAAATTACGGTTGTATCAAATCAGTTTTTCTTTACCGCAATAAAAAGTGTTTTTAATACCTTAATCGCGGGTCGAGTTCAGTACCGTATCCGAAATCCGTTCGAAGTGTGATCCTGTCGGAACACCTACCTTCAACCCTAACCCGATGCCCGATCCTCTTCCCTATCttttaccctactctctaccctaccttttacgataccatctaacattaccctctactctaatcatctaccctaccctctaccctaactctttatcatagtctctaccctaccctctactctaaccctctaccctaaccctctatcatagtctctGCCCTACTctataccctaaccctctactctaccctctaacctaaccctctaccctaaccctttaccttactttcaaccctaccttctaccctactctctacccgaaccctctagccaaccctttaccctaccttctaccctaaccatctaccctaccctctactctaccttttaccctaccctctaccctaccatcttacattaccctctaccctaaccatctaccctaccctctaccctaaccctctatcatagtctctGCCCTACACTATACCCaaaccctctactctaccctctaacctaaccctctaccctaaccctttaccttactttcaaccctaccttctaccctactctctacccgaaccctctagccaaccctctaccctaaccctctaccctaccctctactctacctttaccctaccctctaccctaccttcaaccctaccatcttacattaccctctaccctaaccatctaccctaccctctaccctaaccctctatcatagtctctaccctaccctctaccctaaccctctattatagcctctaccctaccctctaccctaaccctctaccctaccctctatgctaatcatctaccctaaccctctaccctaccctctaccctaccatctaacattaccctctaccctaaccctttaccttactttcaaccctaccttctaccctactctctacccgaaccctctaccctaaccctctaccctaccatctaacattaccctctaccctaaccctcaatgtatcatatgtatcacatgttacttgttcccgaatacctaaaaccccaatttacgcctaaggagcgtaaattgggggagcgctatttgggaattagtgcgtaaatggggggagcgttatttgggaattagtgcgtaaatcggggggcgtaaattgagtttggcgcaaaagaagtgagcgtaaattggggttttagtgtataaaCTGAAACACAAGTTGTCAGCTTCCTCATAGTTGTCAGCACTTGAAATATTGCTAaggctacccaggtaaccaataagcagttaaaattgcatttatttagcactatatgcgcctttactgctgGTTATTAAATGCTCATAtgtcgtatatgcgccataagtgctaaattaatgcaggttttggcccaatatacggctgattaaatgcttatctttcctatccccaaaaaatcgaacatgaacaaaaatattttcccctgcgcatttcagtcgcttcatattcttccctttctatttttactcacactctcctgtgcgactttggggttgttgtttatttttgcagttgttttttttttttgctgttcccgctgaaattgggattcgatcccacattCCTCTGGCAGATGATGATGCTGAGCCGTGCTACAGGATGAGCTATAaacgatcagataatgtgcgttgattttttgatctattaaaggcttgagtaccacaccggcagttattttgctgtgcccggacaacagctcggacaagtgctgataattaaaccccacataatacacgatggcataattggtttcttattccatgcgatttatttggaaaatatttgttcTCCCATTGATTTACTTTGTTGCTACCAgtaaatgataggacatctgaatgtaatggatcctatagtcgtggtacatgaattgaaaagttgaaatgtgtaacagttttagcatcgctcatctctcttagcagttttatggcaataaagtagcagttaggatgcttgttaaccaaaaaatattgtgcatttgaaatgctacacaacagctgtcagattttaagcagcatttgaattgcttattcagagcaattcagcagttgaactgctatgatacagcagcaagcagatataatgcagttttatagctgaaatacagcttatttaaatgtttattggttacctgggtaagcaTAGCTCATTGAAACCCAAAAATCGATCTTTGATAAACTCAATCACGTTTCAATTTTCTATAAGATCCACAAGCTCCATTCAAGATTTAatggttttctccagaaactatTAACCCATCCCACCATGCAATCCAATATGGTCACCACAGCAGCACCTTTCCTTACCGAGGCAGACAAGTAGCCATAGAAACCTGATTGCCATCATCAACAACCGCCAATCGGAGGTACCCCGCAGCATTGGCATGGAGCTCTTTGATGGTCTCTCCTCCGCGCTTGTCTAGTGCCTAGTAGTGGTGCTGGTTGCTACTGGTGGCCTACTATGTGATGGAATTCAAAATTACACGTTTTCTTCGCTTCCTATACATCAATGCGGTCG includes:
- the LOC134288231 gene encoding uncharacterized protein LOC134288231, with the translated sequence MTNDLRELEKQDRNIRKTLEGMQYFVEHYSPDLVDQVAIRLQRLEEVFQEFHAVRRKIELLTEDVFSEDEEEVDQKETKEQRKARIAGVIQAREEENVKIMMKIENVYYKIKAALTRLLPKSTPVAAISGVQPPPAAAPAVSRVKLPEIRLSSFGGQLREWVTFRDSFRSLIHNNQQLSAMDKFTYLRSSLTGEALQEINSVEMTEANYDVAWVALKRRYENKKLIVKAHLDSLFSVEVMKKESYESLSKLIGDFEKNLLMLDKIGENTANWSTILVYMICSRLDPATLRQWEAHHKSNAVPTYANLIQFLREHCSVLQSIAPSNSIPVQEKRSKVGVSNAAVQSWNKCLFCGESFHSAFRCFKFLKMKVPERLDVARRSKVCLNCLTAGHYAKSCTKGCCHHCQQKHHSLLHTDSSQQSPPLVKSSVPSQKKPPSSNQQQHQTQPHTSSHSTPTQTITPSTSALPVTHSPNTQPLHTTNQTCTSQNSVSLSVSNRTGDVLLSTAVVSVKDQYGATRLARALLDSCSQFCFMTTNFSQKLKLRGFPDHLTVQGIGGSNSVSRRRVNARILPRSGDISSYNEDMSFYILPELTTTLPVQRVSVGQWKPLSSIVLADPQFCEPEQIDIIIGAEYFYDLLTEGRSKISEEGPTLQNTVFGWIVSGRIPDQPVSPTQSVSFSCTLADIQDQLPRFWELESCKSSSIQSVEESTCETIFDETTTRDSSGRFMVSLPKKEFVMQQLGECETIATKRFLALERRLEANPELKTQYHQFIREYEQLGHMKQVDSEDPDFPIYFLPHHAVLKPDSTTTKLRVVFDASCKTSTGVSLNDALMVGPVVQDDLLAIQLRFRLHRIAVVADVEKMYRMILVYPSDQRLQCILWRDTPNEPIRTYQLATVTYGTACAPYLATKCLQRLAELEAERYPVAAKTMKEDYYVDDMLSGADNLEAATQLTSEMLELASSGGFTLRKWNSNSSALLDQLPENLVDRRPELELDTTNTPVKTLGLLWDTTSDSFLFRSPVWNSEAPITKRIVLADTARLFDSIGLVGPVIVAAKIFVQDLWKQKCDWDEPLPEAFQNFWIEYRRNLSALSSLSIPRWVAFSTDLASVQVHGFCDASNKAYGACLYLRSTTFGGSVEVRLITAKSKVAPLEDLKRKKRVQTTPRLELSGALLLSHLYEKFVASTAIQHTAFFWTDSTIVMHWLSSLPSRWQMFVANRVSEIQHATKGCPWNHVAGEENPADIISRGMTPAQLQYERLWFEGPLWLRQDASIWPSKAPEEEIDPAILEEKKVLALPATAESVSEIFSLRSSLFSLVRLVAGIRRFVHNTQHRQDRRTGFLTFPEHEQALTFLVQLAQQEAFPAEVAALNKNNPVSPSSSISRLNPVLVSGILCVGGRLAKAPVSASRKHPMILSHHHPLARLVLHYYHCKHFHSGLQLLVSTVRERFWITRIRSLANSVLHECVRCFRTRPKVLDQLMADLPSERVSPAPPFLRVGVDYCGPFLIKYPVRRATPTKHYVAIFICLVTKAVHLELASDLTSEAFLAAFKRFVARRGKPILVMCDNATNFVGAKRQLDELRQLFIDQTFQESIVRGAIEDGIEFRFIPARSPNFGGLWEAAVKSFKGHFKRTIGDRVLQYDEMITVLPQVEAILNSRPLTPVSNDPLDFEALTPGHFLVQRPLTAVPEPSLEDLQRNRLSMWQQAQDYVQQIWTKWSTQYLSDLHNRTKWTRKRDNISVGTLVLLKEDKLPPLRWKLGRVIQIHPGSDGNIRVVTVKAQDGEYQRAISKICILPIRDNLESEQI